The following proteins come from a genomic window of Leptospira bandrabouensis:
- a CDS encoding MutS-related protein: protein MQIQYAKKTNSLILEELAKLRGEFKKIKTREIWEYPESVRNHPLSIDLDLCTKQGFLGIYDTTITEVGFQTYLKRFLQEPIEDPKLQSRAEEVRDILNKNSTYAYHLLRKFLVPDTEPNEKVSLPPVQKEDSFWKKRRFLKVFFPIWGVFSPIYLVLGLLFDLPLLPLFLLGNGILFVSYRRDSLKQWKEIKALSSGATRFQKTFIYLAKERKTTKQMIGQISSLGDSSELLISPLPHLILNLLCLWDLWKIKSLEKWKNKFANLWNDLQIQILKTDSLLPFVNFGFLFPEARFAELAPQGTISADSLVHPLLPKSSRVFNPLTPMEPGDLMIVTGSNMSGKTTYLRSIAMSLLLAGSGAPVLGSNFKFPKFKIHTLIRSQDSMEDGVSFFYSEVRRLSSIIQTAEHSDQVPVLFLDEILKGTNSKERYIATREILSVLREKQTIVFLTTHDLKLAEISWAKRFHFTELEVGGQMDFDYKIRNGVSGSTNALKILKKEGIPIRNEEE, encoded by the coding sequence ATTCAAATCCAATATGCCAAAAAAACAAACTCATTGATTTTAGAAGAGCTGGCAAAACTCCGTGGTGAGTTTAAAAAAATCAAAACACGAGAAATTTGGGAGTATCCTGAAAGTGTCAGAAACCATCCCCTTTCGATTGATTTGGATCTTTGCACCAAACAAGGATTTTTGGGGATTTATGATACTACCATCACGGAAGTGGGATTTCAGACCTACCTCAAACGTTTTTTACAAGAACCCATCGAAGATCCAAAACTCCAATCCCGTGCCGAGGAAGTTCGAGACATTCTAAATAAAAATTCCACTTATGCCTACCATCTCCTGCGTAAGTTTTTAGTACCGGATACAGAACCTAACGAAAAAGTATCATTACCGCCAGTACAGAAGGAAGATTCCTTTTGGAAAAAAAGAAGGTTTTTAAAGGTTTTTTTCCCTATTTGGGGAGTATTTTCTCCGATTTATTTGGTTCTCGGATTGTTATTTGACTTACCCCTCCTCCCACTCTTTCTACTTGGGAATGGAATTTTGTTTGTGAGTTATCGCCGTGATTCCTTAAAACAATGGAAAGAGATTAAGGCACTATCTTCTGGTGCTACCCGGTTTCAAAAAACTTTTATTTATTTGGCAAAAGAAAGAAAAACCACCAAACAAATGATAGGTCAAATTTCCTCACTCGGTGATTCCTCCGAGTTACTCATTTCTCCCTTACCCCATCTGATATTAAATCTTTTATGTTTGTGGGATCTTTGGAAAATAAAATCCCTAGAAAAATGGAAAAATAAATTTGCAAATCTTTGGAATGATCTTCAAATTCAAATTTTAAAAACAGATTCCTTACTTCCTTTTGTGAATTTTGGTTTTTTGTTTCCAGAAGCTCGTTTTGCAGAACTCGCTCCACAAGGAACTATTAGTGCCGATAGTTTAGTCCATCCTCTCCTTCCAAAGTCAAGCCGAGTGTTTAATCCTCTCACCCCAATGGAACCGGGAGATCTAATGATTGTTACTGGGTCTAATATGAGTGGTAAAACTACTTACCTTAGATCTATAGCCATGTCTTTGTTACTTGCAGGTTCTGGAGCGCCAGTGCTCGGCTCTAATTTTAAATTTCCAAAATTTAAAATTCATACATTGATTCGTTCTCAAGATTCAATGGAGGACGGAGTTTCTTTTTTTTACAGCGAAGTAAGAAGATTGTCTTCGATCATCCAAACAGCAGAACATTCCGACCAAGTCCCCGTTTTATTTTTAGATGAAATTCTAAAAGGAACCAATTCTAAAGAACGTTATATTGCAACGAGAGAGATACTTTCTGTCTTAAGGGAAAAACAAACCATTGTATTTTTAACTACACATGATTTGAAACTGGCAGAAATTTCTTGGGCCAAAAGATTTCATTTCACTGAATTAGAAGTAGGTGGCCAAATGGATTTTGATTACAAAATTCGAAATGGGGTCTCCGGTTCCACAAACGCACTAAAAATTCTAAAAAAAGAAGGGATTCCGATTCGAAACGAAGAGGAGTAA
- a CDS encoding AsmA family protein produces the protein MKLSIRDKIKGVVGKILLTSIFVVSMTMFFILYPLIADADYYKNLILETTNQLTGLEVNYQTSEPVFFPFPGIELSGVTVSKNNDELIQVHKLRIEVYYGVFIGKPLEIKKIYLNTGTVEIVREKDESFPLFERILSPSEPPKIESPNPTEEVTESETKYYFSKVFANFVNQIEIKNITILFEDKLYSRNIKLYLWETSFQLDRKIRNLDVYIYGKLNDEPISFSTNMTFVTEEMSYESSRLEGEFSFQNLKGIDLHDILIIFTYGDLRFLKTTGNIPFYKRDDTKIYAVVDRLHIRDLALRDGKTFADGQVSTIMNYDIREDKLSFANIVVDWKGKSKLNGSGYVNFLKPPLSPTISFEGTSDYLDVPSIIKVIKIWIDPDFEKSILTRDIPSTGYVNRMNMYLNLNLRNLNAGDFHADSLKLNVHYAKRKLNITKYELRAYEGMALGTGHYLWGNNAGLEIKGNVKNLAIAPILSDLFKISPITGKLDSEFVLNSPADTEETLVNNLQITGNINAKNGELLSYTNILKPISSIGSVINLKKVDFSRATPYNELKFDFRYAKETIEVTNFNLKADGIAGSGGGKIAFNKNIDMKFTVGFPGVAGRALKLPIIYRGTYGVSTPFIDPIWLGSVYAGTIFLASPAGAAVGGIAGSAMSEYVNKAVDNVTGGVQKGWRGIKSLFGGKDEEGKTDE, from the coding sequence ATGAAATTAAGCATTCGTGACAAAATCAAAGGCGTTGTCGGTAAAATTTTGCTGACTTCTATTTTTGTAGTTTCGATGACTATGTTTTTTATTCTGTATCCACTGATAGCAGATGCAGACTATTATAAAAATTTAATTCTAGAGACAACAAACCAACTAACAGGCCTTGAGGTGAACTACCAAACTTCAGAACCTGTTTTTTTTCCTTTTCCTGGTATTGAACTCTCAGGGGTTACGGTTTCCAAAAATAACGATGAGTTGATTCAAGTCCACAAACTTAGGATCGAAGTTTATTATGGTGTCTTTATTGGTAAACCTCTAGAAATAAAAAAGATTTATCTCAATACAGGGACAGTTGAAATTGTGCGCGAAAAGGACGAATCTTTTCCACTTTTTGAACGAATCCTTTCGCCATCGGAACCACCCAAAATAGAATCCCCAAATCCTACTGAAGAAGTAACAGAATCAGAAACAAAGTATTATTTCTCAAAAGTTTTTGCAAACTTTGTAAACCAAATCGAAATCAAAAACATCACAATCCTCTTTGAAGACAAACTATACTCTCGTAATATCAAATTGTATCTCTGGGAAACTAGTTTTCAATTAGATCGAAAGATTAGAAATTTGGATGTTTATATCTATGGCAAGTTAAATGACGAACCAATTTCATTCAGTACAAATATGACTTTTGTAACTGAAGAAATGAGTTATGAATCATCAAGACTAGAGGGTGAGTTCTCATTTCAAAATTTAAAAGGAATCGATCTTCATGATATATTGATTATATTTACGTATGGGGATTTAAGATTTCTAAAAACAACTGGGAATATTCCCTTTTATAAAAGGGACGATACAAAAATTTATGCAGTTGTCGATCGATTGCATATTCGTGATTTAGCATTGCGAGATGGTAAAACCTTTGCTGATGGTCAAGTTTCAACAATCATGAACTATGATATTCGCGAAGATAAGTTGTCATTTGCTAATATCGTTGTAGATTGGAAAGGAAAATCCAAGTTAAATGGTTCGGGATATGTAAACTTTTTAAAACCTCCATTATCTCCAACAATTTCATTTGAAGGAACTTCCGATTATTTGGATGTTCCAAGCATCATTAAAGTAATAAAAATTTGGATCGATCCAGATTTTGAAAAATCCATTTTAACAAGAGACATTCCTAGCACTGGTTATGTGAATCGAATGAATATGTATTTGAATTTAAATTTAAGAAATCTAAATGCTGGAGACTTTCATGCTGATTCTTTGAAATTAAATGTTCATTATGCAAAAAGAAAATTAAATATCACAAAATATGAATTAAGGGCTTATGAAGGAATGGCTCTTGGAACAGGGCATTATTTATGGGGAAATAACGCTGGCCTCGAAATCAAAGGGAATGTTAAAAATTTAGCGATAGCACCGATTTTATCCGATCTTTTTAAAATTTCTCCCATAACAGGAAAGTTAGATTCTGAATTTGTTTTGAATTCGCCTGCTGATACAGAAGAAACACTTGTTAATAACTTACAAATCACTGGTAATATCAATGCAAAGAATGGTGAATTGTTAAGTTATACAAATATTTTAAAACCAATCAGTTCGATTGGAAGTGTAATCAATTTAAAAAAAGTGGATTTTAGTCGAGCAACACCGTATAACGAACTCAAGTTTGATTTCCGTTACGCAAAAGAAACCATTGAAGTTACAAATTTTAATCTAAAAGCAGATGGAATTGCGGGTTCTGGCGGTGGCAAAATTGCTTTCAATAAGAACATCGATATGAAATTCACTGTAGGTTTTCCTGGAGTTGCCGGAAGAGCCTTAAAACTTCCTATTATTTATCGAGGAACATACGGAGTTTCAACGCCATTTATCGATCCTATTTGGCTTGGTTCTGTTTATGCAGGAACAATTTTTTTAGCAAGTCCTGCTGGTGCTGCAGTTGGTGGAATTGCAGGATCTGCCATGTCTGAATATGTAAACAAAGCCGTGGATAATGTTACAGGCGGAGTACAAAAAGGTTGGAGAGGAATTAAATCTCTGTTTGGTGGAAAAGATGAGGAAGGGAAAACGGACGAATAA
- a CDS encoding ABC transporter ATP-binding protein — protein sequence MLNVKDLVVSYKQSQSLSFSTKRLVAVEGVSFTIPEGKILGLVGESGCGKSTIGRAILSLLPFDSGSIQFENQEIKNIPKEKLKALKRKIQVVFQDPYSSLNPRFTIEEIITEGLQIHFSNHSAADKKEKAIKALAEVNLPADILHRYPHEFSGGQRQRIAIARALILEPSLVVCDEAVSALDISTQAQVINNILLLREKFGLSYLFISHDLNIVKHVSDRIAVMYLGQIVEECSRDEISQKPLHPYTKALFSASFDLKDRTKISHPLVGEIPSLMNKPRGCRFHTRCPMVQDICKMEEPVETFPTPTRRVKCHFPLL from the coding sequence GTGCTTAATGTAAAAGATTTGGTAGTTTCTTATAAACAATCCCAATCACTTTCTTTTTCTACTAAGCGTCTTGTTGCTGTGGAAGGAGTCAGTTTTACAATCCCAGAAGGAAAAATTCTAGGCCTCGTTGGTGAATCGGGTTGTGGTAAATCTACGATAGGAAGGGCCATTTTGTCCTTATTACCTTTTGATTCAGGATCCATCCAATTTGAGAATCAGGAAATTAAAAACATTCCCAAAGAAAAATTAAAAGCACTAAAAAGGAAAATCCAAGTTGTCTTTCAGGATCCATATTCTTCGCTAAACCCTCGTTTTACGATCGAAGAAATTATTACGGAAGGTCTCCAAATTCATTTTTCCAATCATTCTGCTGCGGATAAAAAAGAAAAAGCAATAAAGGCACTTGCGGAAGTCAATTTGCCTGCAGATATTTTACATCGTTATCCTCATGAGTTTAGTGGTGGGCAGAGACAAAGGATTGCCATTGCTCGCGCTTTAATTTTAGAACCAAGTCTGGTTGTTTGCGATGAAGCAGTTTCTGCTTTAGATATTTCTACCCAAGCACAAGTAATTAATAATATTTTGTTATTACGTGAGAAATTTGGTCTATCTTATTTGTTTATATCTCATGACTTGAACATAGTAAAACATGTATCGGATCGAATCGCTGTCATGTATTTAGGACAAATTGTAGAGGAATGTAGTCGTGACGAGATCTCACAAAAACCATTACATCCTTATACAAAGGCATTGTTCTCAGCTAGTTTTGATCTTAAAGATAGAACCAAAATTTCACATCCTTTAGTTGGTGAAATTCCTAGTTTGATGAACAAACCACGTGGTTGTAGATTCCATACAAGATGTCCTATGGTTCAAGATATTTGTAAAATGGAAGAACCTGTGGAAACATTTCCTACACCAACACGTAGAGTAAAATGCCATTTCCCCTTGTTATAG
- a CDS encoding ABC transporter ATP-binding protein: MKEIDKAIQVNDLTIQIKTDDGILPIVDNVNFYLAKGETLALVGESGCGKSITSLALTKLLPSNTTLYPTGSILFEEHDLLKMSSEHLMSVRGKKISYVFQEPFSALNPLHKIGAQLTEGFLLHGLGSKKEAEEKAIYLLERVGITDAKLRLGQYPNQFSGGMLQRVCIAMALMCDPKVLIADEPTSAIDVTIQLQLIELLKDLRKENGMSVLFISHDIGLVSHIADRIAVMYAGRIIEQGSVGQIIDTPKHPYTQALIAAYPTHENIGKKLVTIEGIVPSPKSYPTGCRFHTRCNDKLPICSESIPKVISLSDNQSVECFLYGGKESA; this comes from the coding sequence ATGAAAGAAATTGATAAAGCCATCCAAGTAAATGACCTTACCATCCAAATCAAAACTGACGATGGAATTTTACCTATAGTTGATAATGTTAATTTTTATCTGGCAAAGGGCGAAACCTTAGCTCTTGTCGGCGAATCTGGTTGCGGAAAATCGATTACAAGTTTGGCACTCACAAAGTTGTTGCCATCTAATACCACATTGTATCCTACCGGATCAATTTTATTTGAAGAACATGATTTACTCAAAATGTCTTCCGAGCACCTAATGTCTGTCAGAGGAAAAAAGATTTCTTATGTATTTCAGGAACCTTTTTCTGCCTTAAATCCTCTTCATAAAATTGGGGCTCAACTCACTGAAGGTTTTTTATTACATGGTCTTGGTTCCAAAAAAGAGGCAGAAGAAAAGGCAATTTACTTATTGGAAAGAGTAGGGATTACCGATGCCAAACTTAGGTTAGGGCAGTATCCGAATCAATTTTCGGGTGGTATGTTACAAAGAGTTTGTATTGCAATGGCACTTATGTGTGATCCTAAAGTTTTAATCGCAGATGAACCAACAAGCGCCATTGATGTTACCATCCAATTACAATTGATAGAACTTCTAAAAGACTTACGAAAAGAAAATGGGATGTCAGTACTGTTTATTTCCCATGACATTGGACTTGTTAGTCATATAGCAGATCGGATTGCCGTGATGTATGCAGGACGGATCATTGAACAAGGAAGTGTAGGTCAAATCATTGATACCCCAAAACATCCTTATACACAAGCATTAATCGCTGCTTACCCAACACATGAAAACATTGGCAAAAAACTTGTGACCATTGAAGGAATTGTTCCTTCTCCAAAATCTTACCCAACTGGTTGTCGATTCCATACTCGCTGTAATGATAAACTACCTATTTGTAGTGAGTCGATTCCGAAGGTTATTTCTTTATCTGATAACCAGTCAGTAGAATGTTTTTTATATGGAGGAAAGGAAAGTGCTTAA
- a CDS encoding ABC transporter permease subunit — protein MNFISNPANVRKWEKFKKNKRAYYSMLILFYTYILSLFSPLLINNKPLFVVFEGSVSFPIFSFYPETKFGGNNLTEPNYKKLNRQEQFTNSSNYMIFPPIPFGVNEDNLDSLEEGTNPPSKPNLRHWMGTDDRGRDVFTRIIYGYRIAMTFSLILIIVEILLASIIGGIQGYFMGRLDLFLQRIIEILSAIPFLYLILIMGSFFGRGFMVLIVTYGSLSWIGLSYYMRGEFLKLRNQQFVDAAKTLGASSFSIIMRHLLPNSITPLVTFLPFILISAISVLSALDFLGYGIPAPNPSWGELIGQGRERLTAWWLITFPSVALFLTILFSAFVGEGLRDAFDPKDKVAYE, from the coding sequence ATGAACTTTATTTCAAATCCGGCAAACGTTCGTAAGTGGGAGAAGTTTAAAAAAAATAAACGAGCTTATTACTCGATGTTAATACTTTTTTACACTTATATTTTGTCTTTGTTTTCTCCATTACTCATAAACAACAAACCACTTTTTGTGGTATTTGAAGGAAGTGTTTCTTTTCCTATTTTTAGTTTTTATCCAGAAACAAAATTTGGCGGAAATAATTTAACAGAGCCAAATTATAAAAAATTAAACAGACAAGAACAATTTACAAACTCTTCAAACTATATGATATTCCCTCCCATTCCTTTTGGAGTCAATGAAGACAATTTAGATAGTTTAGAAGAAGGAACCAATCCTCCATCAAAACCAAACTTACGCCATTGGATGGGTACAGATGATAGGGGTAGGGATGTTTTTACTCGAATCATCTATGGATATAGAATTGCGATGACATTTAGTTTAATTTTGATCATTGTTGAGATTCTTTTAGCTTCCATTATCGGAGGGATCCAAGGATATTTTATGGGCAGATTGGATTTATTTTTACAACGAATCATCGAAATACTTTCTGCGATTCCATTTTTATATCTGATTCTAATCATGGGTTCTTTTTTTGGAAGAGGGTTTATGGTCCTTATTGTTACCTATGGTTCGTTGAGTTGGATAGGGTTAAGTTATTATATGAGAGGTGAGTTTTTAAAACTTCGCAACCAGCAGTTTGTTGATGCAGCAAAAACTTTAGGTGCCTCTTCGTTTTCCATCATTATGCGACATTTGTTGCCAAATTCGATTACACCACTTGTCACCTTCTTACCTTTTATTCTAATCTCTGCCATTTCCGTTCTTTCTGCTTTGGACTTTTTGGGATATGGTATTCCCGCACCGAATCCTTCCTGGGGTGAGCTGATCGGGCAAGGAAGAGAGAGGTTAACGGCATGGTGGTTGATTACCTTTCCTTCTGTGGCATTATTTTTAACGATTTTGTTTTCAGCATTTGTTGGGGAAGGACTCCGTGATGCATTTGATCCCAAAGACAAGGTGGCTTACGAATGA
- a CDS encoding ABC transporter permease subunit, translated as MWKYFLKRFLLIFPTLLGITFLVFLISHFAPGGPLNSEIAKLKGSGNLAGASTKQISQEEIELIKQRLHLDKPAPVAYLLWLKQIVQFDLGESRLHSRKVSDLIVEKLPISLFFGLSGFFLTYLICIPLGIQKALKEGSRFDFISSFIIFFTYSLPVFAFAMLLLYLFASGEVFSFFPLGHEVSDFYEELSFWGKVKDRLMHMFLPVICYVVGSFAVLTLLMKNSLLDQIAKEYVRTAVSKGLSFSDSIFHHAFRNSLIPIATGFGSNLTLIFSGSLFIELVFNIDGMGLLSFEAVRERDTDLMMGLLLTQSFLGLIGKIVSDFCYILIDPRIDFE; from the coding sequence ATGTGGAAATATTTTCTAAAACGTTTTTTGCTTATCTTTCCTACTTTACTTGGAATCACTTTCCTTGTATTTTTGATCTCCCATTTTGCACCGGGTGGCCCACTCAATAGCGAAATTGCAAAACTAAAAGGTTCTGGGAATTTAGCTGGTGCTTCTACCAAACAAATTTCGCAGGAAGAAATTGAACTCATCAAACAAAGACTTCATTTAGACAAACCAGCACCAGTTGCCTATTTACTTTGGCTTAAACAAATTGTTCAATTTGATTTGGGTGAGTCAAGATTACACTCACGTAAAGTATCCGACCTCATAGTAGAAAAACTTCCCATTTCATTATTCTTTGGTTTATCAGGTTTCTTTCTGACTTATTTAATTTGTATTCCTCTTGGAATTCAAAAAGCATTAAAGGAAGGGAGTCGATTTGATTTTATTTCTAGTTTTATAATCTTTTTCACATATTCACTTCCTGTTTTTGCTTTTGCGATGTTACTTTTGTATTTATTTGCATCGGGAGAAGTTTTTTCCTTTTTCCCATTGGGCCACGAAGTTTCAGACTTTTACGAAGAATTGAGTTTTTGGGGAAAGGTAAAAGACCGCTTAATGCATATGTTTTTACCTGTGATTTGTTATGTGGTTGGAAGTTTTGCTGTTCTTACACTACTCATGAAAAACAGTCTACTCGATCAAATTGCTAAAGAATATGTTAGGACTGCGGTTTCGAAGGGACTAAGTTTTTCGGATTCCATTTTTCATCATGCTTTTCGTAATTCACTCATTCCTATCGCCACAGGTTTCGGAAGTAATTTAACTTTAATTTTCTCTGGATCGTTGTTCATTGAGTTGGTTTTTAATATCGATGGGATGGGTCTTTTAAGTTTTGAAGCTGTAAGAGAAAGGGATACAGATCTTATGATGGGTTTACTTTTAACTCAAAGTTTTCTCGGCCTAATTGGAAAGATAGTCTCTGACTTTTGTTATATACTCATTGATCCGAGGATTGACTTCGAATGA
- a CDS encoding carotenoid 1,2-hydratase, producing MNRVKILILSFCFFHFTFPKDHSFHSEFGLEWCYFVGFLESATGNQYGYELSFFRLKLSDDSDWEAEIFPVHFAISDFSNKKHKTSQTIKRSIGDLSGYSDQFIYSGDYHLNIISKDKFHLTAGSKSKNLSIDLDLKGSGKILVHGKDGISIKSNRNPNIFSYYYSYPRLITTGHLVLNGKQETIVSGTSWMDHEWSEKKSKSLPTLATGETGWDWICLSDSLGGDYVFFRFRESNSAFPEIFGTYRNPEGKTTYWKEPGQIQMEPIGHYWKSPVTKIEYPLHWKIKFPGGEWKVSPIFNEQEFDGSKTTSTIYWEGGVEAEDLSQKKSAKGYLELKGYKKSKDWWEF from the coding sequence ATGAATAGAGTAAAAATTTTAATCCTTTCTTTTTGTTTTTTTCATTTTACCTTCCCAAAAGACCATAGTTTTCATTCTGAATTCGGATTGGAATGGTGTTACTTTGTTGGTTTTCTGGAGTCTGCTACCGGGAATCAATATGGATATGAATTGTCTTTTTTTCGTTTAAAACTTTCTGATGATTCGGATTGGGAAGCCGAAATTTTTCCTGTTCATTTTGCAATTTCTGATTTTTCAAATAAAAAACACAAAACATCGCAGACCATCAAACGAAGTATAGGTGATCTTTCTGGTTATTCAGATCAATTCATTTATAGTGGAGACTATCATTTAAATATTATTTCCAAAGATAAATTTCATTTAACAGCTGGGTCAAAATCAAAAAATTTGAGTATCGATTTGGACTTAAAAGGCAGCGGAAAGATTTTAGTTCATGGTAAAGATGGTATTTCCATTAAGTCGAACAGAAACCCCAATATCTTTTCGTATTATTATAGTTATCCGAGACTTATCACAACAGGACATTTAGTTCTGAACGGAAAACAGGAAACCATTGTTTCTGGAACTTCTTGGATGGACCACGAATGGAGCGAAAAAAAATCAAAGTCCTTACCTACACTTGCTACAGGCGAAACGGGTTGGGATTGGATTTGTCTTTCGGACAGTCTCGGTGGAGATTATGTTTTTTTTCGGTTTCGAGAATCTAACTCAGCTTTTCCTGAAATTTTTGGAACCTATCGAAATCCTGAAGGAAAAACCACTTACTGGAAAGAACCTGGGCAAATCCAAATGGAACCCATTGGACATTACTGGAAAAGTCCTGTTACAAAAATAGAATACCCACTCCACTGGAAAATCAAGTTTCCTGGTGGGGAATGGAAGGTTTCTCCCATTTTCAATGAACAAGAGTTTGATGGAAGTAAAACCACATCCACAATCTATTGGGAAGGTGGAGTGGAGGCCGAAGATCTAAGTCAAAAAAAATCAGCCAAAGGATATTTAGAATTGAAAGGTTACAAAAAGTCAAAAGACTGGTGGGAGTTTTAA